The Bacillota bacterium genomic interval CAGTGCCCGGCGACTCGACTTGGAACAGTTGCTCAAGGAGAGCGATTTTGTTTCTCTGCATCTGCCCCTGACCAGTGACACCAGGCATTTGCTGGACGAGCGGCGATTGGGACTCTTAAAGCCAACAGCTATACTGGTAAACACTGCCCGGGGTCCGGTTGTGGATGAAGCGGCGCTAGCGAAAATTCTTAAAAACAAGGAAATTTTTGCAGCGGGACTGGATGTATTCGAACGGGAGCCGGAAATCCATCCTGATTTGATTGGTTTGGAAAATGTAGTTATGCTCCCGCATCTTGGAAGCGCCTCGTGGAATACCAGAATTAAGATGGCAGAAATGGCTGCCGCCAATGTCCAGTCGGTTCTTTCTGGAAAGCCGCCTGTCAATCCGGTAGAATAGGACAAATGTGCAGCTGCCCGCGGCCATTTTCGGTGACAGGACTCCGGTGTTGATGCATATCCTGAAGTGCACGCATCATTAACCGGGGGGGATTGCTCTGTGAAAAGAAATGTTGTCAGAACAAAGCCTGTCAAAGCGTCTCGGGCCATGGCCAAGGCACGGCAAGCCAAGAAACGCAAGTAAAGTATTTTATTGAAAGCCCGTGGGGGCTTTCAATTCATTTATAAGCTAAACCAGGTATTCTAACTTTGCCTCCGGCAGCAAACGGGCCACTTCTGTGGCAAAAAAATCCCGGGCAACGCTGTATACATCTTTAGGGTAAACATACTTTCCGTAACCAAACTGACCGTATTTAAACGTACGGTCCTCTTTTTCCATCGGCAAGGTGGAGTCGGGGAAAATGTCCATGATGTTGTTTTTTGCCCGTTGGGTAAACCGATGTAGTATGATCTCTATGGTCAAATCGTGTTGGTCCCTGAGGCGCATGGCCAGCTCTTGGAGCAATTGCAGATACTCGCCCTGCCAGCCCGGGGTCAGCACCACCGGTGCGATGATGACGCCCAGGGGGTAGCCGGCTTCAGCAACCTGGGCTAGGGCATTTAGTCTGCTGCCGAGATCAGGTGTGCCGTGTTCCCAGGCCTGAATAACCTTGTGGCTGTTAAGACTGAACCGGAATCTGGTGCGGTTGTTATGTTTAAGGCTGAGCAGGCTTTCCACCTGAGTAAATTTAGTCACAAACCGGAAGCGGGCGTCTGTTCGGTCGGCAAAGAACTGGATTGCCCTGGCCAGTAAGCCAGTGAAGGGTTCCAGAGGAATTGGGTCGGAAGTAGCGGCGCCTTCAAACACAGTTACTTCCGGCTGACGCTCAACTATGTACTGTTCCGCCCGGGACAGTATTTCGTCGATATTTGCATAGGCCCGCAAATACGGCTTTTTCCCCAGGCTGGTGTGCAGATAACAGTATTCACACTTCCCCGGGCAACTGCTGACCAGGGGCAATTGGTAATGGGCCGAGGGCTTACAGGTCTCAAAGGTTTTAGTGTTGCGCATCCGAACGGCCAGGACATTTTTCGCTTCCGACCAGGCCTTAGCTGCAGGGCTGTCGGGAATGCCGCTAATTCGATTGCCCTTGCCCATGATTTCCACCGGGATTTTTAAGGCGGTAAACTTGTCATACATCCGACGCCCGTACTCATAATCCAATGCTTTTTCTTCAAACAATACCCGTTTTGGCTGCCACACTTATATCACCTCAATTATAACGCTAGACATAGTTTATCCTGCCTGCAGGAATCTATTGACAAAAGGACTATGTGTTGATAACATATAGTATAGATATCTGTAAATAACAGATAGTGGGGGGTGGAGATATGTGTGGTTCCAAAAAAGGTTGTTGCCAAGATAATTCCGAGAAAAAGACTGTGTGCCAATGTGGGGGCTCTTGCCAAGAAGAAAAGCCCGGCACTGACAAAGAATAAATTTGCTCCCGTATTGCGGGAGTTTTTTGTTGCACAAATTTTTTAGCAAAAATAAAGGAATAAGCCTGTACAGTGGCAAATACATAAAAGTGGAACCCGTAAAGAGAGGGAGTGGGAAAAATGCGGGACGGTAAGACTGTATGGCTGATTGATGCCGCGTACCTGTTCAATGCCCAGGAATCTGTCAGTCCCGATTATAATTTTGATTACCGGAAGCTGCGCGATAGATTGGAGCAGGACGGTTCTATTGATCGTGCCTATTACCTGAATAGCACTCCCAACCCGCCAACCGATGCCCAGAGCAGTTTTCATTCCTGGCTGCAAACTTCTCGCCCCGACGGCCCTCAGTTCCGGGTTCACCTTTATCAGCTAAAGGGCAGGGATTATGACTGTCCCCACTGTCACCGTAAGTTCAGCCTTCAGGTGCAAAAGGGTGTGGATGTGGGGCTGGCAACACTGATTGTGCGGTTGGCAAAGTATAATTATGATAACCTCATCCTCTCTTCGGGAGACGGTGACCTGAAGGATGCCATCGTCCATGCCAAGGAGCATTGCAACAAACGGTTTGAACTCTGCGTGTTTCGCTGGGGAGTGTCCCCCGAGCTGCAGTCCTATGCTGACAAAGTTCACTGGATTGATGATTTTGCCACAGAAGTGAAAAAATAAACAATAATCTCCCCTTACAACCTGAAGCGGGGGTGCTTTGAATGGCCTTAAATTGGATGAAAGTGGATAAAGTTTCTTTTAACAGTCTCCTGTTGCTTGAGCGTGTGCAG includes:
- the splB gene encoding spore photoproduct lyase — protein: MWQPKRVLFEEKALDYEYGRRMYDKFTALKIPVEIMGKGNRISGIPDSPAAKAWSEAKNVLAVRMRNTKTFETCKPSAHYQLPLVSSCPGKCEYCYLHTSLGKKPYLRAYANIDEILSRAEQYIVERQPEVTVFEGAATSDPIPLEPFTGLLARAIQFFADRTDARFRFVTKFTQVESLLSLKHNNRTRFRFSLNSHKVIQAWEHGTPDLGSRLNALAQVAEAGYPLGVIIAPVVLTPGWQGEYLQLLQELAMRLRDQHDLTIEIILHRFTQRAKNNIMDIFPDSTLPMEKEDRTFKYGQFGYGKYVYPKDVYSVARDFFATEVARLLPEAKLEYLV
- a CDS encoding NYN domain-containing protein, coding for MRDGKTVWLIDAAYLFNAQESVSPDYNFDYRKLRDRLEQDGSIDRAYYLNSTPNPPTDAQSSFHSWLQTSRPDGPQFRVHLYQLKGRDYDCPHCHRKFSLQVQKGVDVGLATLIVRLAKYNYDNLILSSGDGDLKDAIVHAKEHCNKRFELCVFRWGVSPELQSYADKVHWIDDFATEVKK